From Pieris napi chromosome 24, ilPieNapi1.2, whole genome shotgun sequence:
ttcaagaatcgGTAtgatcttttcttgaaggatcctaagtcgaattggttcggaaatagttCTAGCAGcaggttccacatagtggtggtgcgcggcaaactGCCTTTAAAcgatcagccttgcgattctgtaactcacttttcgaactgaTAAGGAggaagcttgtagtttattgtttatcgaaATGCCAAATCATATAATGATTGCTTCACTACTGATTttagcgcgaccgccgctgctaaaaccgctgtgtgaattcgaaaagtgagttacagaatcgcaaggctgttgtGGAACGAGGGTTCGTGATAGGGatggtattttatattctgccttgacgtccgatgatgaacagttagtccgaacaactccactgaacactctccatggtatcTGTCCAATTAACTCGTATGGTGAAGAataacatcatgaggaaaccggcatgcctaagagtcgacggcgtgtgtaacttgcctattagaaaaatgcATGTAttacagtaaatgtaaaagttatttattggAATGTCAGTCGGCTGAATtgggattttttaaatattgttataattgttttccgggattaaaactttttaggtttttgaatttttacacgctttatattagcttcacctgtatgtatgtatgtaaccgactccttcggactcgattttgacccacttttaacggacagatttaattcaaactttgcgcacctgtcaaagatcgatgacaatgcaataatctgaaaaaaaatgtaactaaaaaataaaaaaattaataatagtttaaaaaaactggtagcgtggggcgctctgtgccatatttttcgtctatcgagcaacccacgcttttttacaataataccagtattttttgttcattaccattttcagcctaaattaggaattatttttcactttttagtttgatgtgctttaaaagcgtgttttttagttttttttaactattatatattctgTATTAAACTCAGagttatatgaataaatgattttgacttgatTCACACTCTCAAGTCACTAAACCAACACTGTTAACTGCTGCTAACAGCTTCTATTTATTTCCAGGAAGTTGATGAGGACAAGGAAGACGACCAGATCCCAATGACAGCATCCAACATATCAATCACAAGCGTTGAGGAGCGACGTCGAAAACCGGATCTTCTAGATGATACACTCGGAAGGCAGTTCACAGAATTTCGCAACCGAAGAACGCGAAGACGCCGAGACATCATCCACGAACCTGATGAGATAGAGGATCACGAACCCAGCGAACAAAGTGAACCCACATAGATGATCAAAGTGAACATCACACTATGATGCTTTTCTTTTTAGCATATGTTTATAGACCTCCTGGACAGAAGATGTGGGTCTGTTTTTCTTCAATTAACTTTAGTGTTAATTGCACATAGATATGCGTGCTAAAGCACGAAGTTGCTGTTGTGGTATCTTCTTATACaaccctttaaaaaaaatcggttgtctgtaaagtcggtttactgacgatagttgaacgtgacaacgtcataagaaaatactgatggaatggttgcattcaaaagaaaattttgattttatttatttgatagatattttaaaatatctatcaaataaattaatgaattgatcaagttacatttatttgtacgcataaatacaattatgtcaatgtTTTAACGAACGAACGCTGCCAAAcgcggaggccgattgtgcctctttgtcgctcgttccgcgctctcgcttgcacttcaagccttaaatggaacgcctcagagataacaccgcatgagtcatgtttttcgtgagtccatcgaattataagacgttgtcacattaaaaatacttagttAAATATCCATCATTTGAACCGCTCGCGCCACTCAAGGAGCTGCTCTAGTGTCTTCTAATGGAGAGGCAATAACTGTGTAGTGTGTGGGTTccgtcaatattttttttatatatgaccgaataaatttttctttcttaatgtttaaaacgtttttacaaataaaattatagtgGGTAACATATTCTctgatttaaagaaaacactttttaccggattgaagttatgttgtgaccacgcacgctgtaaaggacgcgaaacgtcggaattttttttaattatgtaaaattattataagtttataataataaacttagtGTACCGgtaaaaaactgttttctttaaatgtataaaagttatgttaatgaACGACAATACTATATTCTCtgatgttattataataattgtcttaAACATTTGAAATCACAAAAAACTAGCAACCATTTTGTTGCAAATTACACAGTTGATTATATTCGATAGAATCCGACGTTAGAATTAGTGATTTTGGGTGATTTTCCCTCAAGTTAAGAGGGAATCAAGATGTCCTGGAGAATTTTTAGGgtacttataacttttaaatgcACGATTCTATaggtttaatttatattaagcctATGGGGCTGTTAAAGTATTACTTAAGCACTAAAGGGGTAAgggggggtctttgattttcttatttggtgattacgtcaacggtaattacttttttacacatattacccacacattgtctatgcttgaaaacgaaatgcatttcgtGGATTCTTACAAAAAAtgaatacgtttatgtactattatttttgagagcttttcttacttttgctgacaagaggaagggggggggggataaagTATTTGAAGAGAACATTCTGTCGGAGTTGGAATCTTCATTTGTTAAAATTCCTTTTGAGACTTGGAGGTGGCTAATGTGACTACAATgcatgttataatatatttattatatatcaacAAATGTTGATTAGGTTTAAGGaacttttgtaatttaatttattaataaacaatagaaaaataatgaagattttttataaattaaatgggtaataaaaatattaccataGCATATAATGTTAAAAAGAATTGTCCATAAACATATTCATAGTTtcgtaaacataaaataaaaagcctttattcgagtaccttttttttatgtaacagggggcaaacgggcaggaggctcacctgatgttaagtgataccgccgcccatggacactctcaatgccagagggttcgcgagtgcgttgccagcctttcaagaattggtacgctcttttcttgaaggaccctaagtcgaattggttcggaaatacttcagtgggcagctggttccacaaagtggtggtgcgcggcaaaaactgccttgaaaaacgctcagttgtggaacggcggacgtcgaggtgatacgggtggaatttcgtactctgcctcgacgtccgatgacgaaactcagctgcatgtattaatccgaacaactcctctgaacactctccataaACAAcactaaattcaaattcatattcaaaaatcatttaatcatattatgggtaacacattgtactcTTATGatcgttaaaaaaaatgtatatgaaatgcttctaactttacatttagtgccagttctcaaatcaaggtcgtagaacggaagaaaagaactggcaataaactctccgccactctttttaatcgccatgttatttttacacaacgtttgtaaggagatTGCACCCATTACACCACGTTCCAGATgccatcttaagtaattaataataataacctaacaaaaacaaagatttgtcctctatcagcaggaggcatggtgaaataggagcacgcacttacattctctcgggaacaacacgcaaacacatagtctaAATAACTAACACTAAATCCATGCTCCTCCAAAATCTTCCACTTCCCTCTTTCGTCTTCTCTGAGCGTCCTCTCCTTCGTCCCACTGTGCCATTTCAAGGTCTTCTTCACCCATCTGCCATCACAAAAGCGGGAAATGTGAccggcccatttccactttaacTCTTTTGTTTATGACGTCTTTTATGTTTGTACGGCTTCGTATCACACCGTTTTTAACTTTGTATTTAAGTTTCAATCTTCTTTATGAGCCTATGACCGTATGTGTCCGTGACTGTTCTTTTTATACTTAagagcagccctgcgattctgtaactcacttcacgaactcacacagcggttttcgcatcggcggtctctctcaaatcagtcgtgaagcagtcattttatgatttggcattctgataaacaataaagtacaagctcccaccttttcagaatgccaaatcataaaatgactgcttcacgactgatttgagagcgaccgccgatgcgaaaaccgctgtgtgagttcgtgaagtgagttacagaatcacagggCAGTGCCGGATTAGCCATATAGCAAGAGTAGCAAATGCTATGGGCCCCGCAAATTTAGGGGCCCCGCGCTCCAACGGCCATATTAAACCCAGAAAAGTTAATTTGAaacagttttgttttattaaatatcctTAACTTAAAAACCTTAGCAAACCAAGAGCCCATAGGCAGAATTTGCTACAGGCCCCGCGCGACGAACGGCAACGCGAGCATGGCCAAAAAGCTTGTTGTTTCATCCAGCGCAATGTCAGAACAAGAGGTAAAGCGAAAAGAGATAGCATAGATAGATTAGCCATTCATAAAAATGGCTAACAAGCAAGTGAGAACGCGATAACATTGAAAGAAAAAGAGTGTGcggaaatttcataaaacttGTTCCAAGAAACACGTGTTTTTTCGTAAGCCTTACaagattatgaaaaaaaaagttttacatttagaaACTCCATTACATTTGCAAGGTTTctctgaaaatatttctttacaattAATGAGTACATTATAAACGCCCAaacttcatataaaaatttgtgcAAAAAGGCTGATTTTTGGAGGTTTGTACTGaatttgtttcttaaaattttgatttcgCGTTTTAATAGAAACCTAGATATAGTGCACAAGGTGCCTATTAGTTCAAAAGTTTCAAAGAAATATCTGTTAGAACGCCATAATCACGTACGAGCgtttgtatgaaaaaataGACGGGTTGACCGCTCTTAAGGTCGTATTTCAGAACTTCTTTTAATGCCCAAAATGTTTTCCAtgctataatatatttcgtatattatattatattttgagtATGTAGTCTTGGCCtagaggcttcagcgtgtgaccctgagatcgtagaaccccggttgtgcaccattcgaacggtaaaggaaaacatcgtgaggaaatcggcttgccttagagcCATAAAGAAGATTGACAAGCGGTCATGAAACAGGTACAGaagaggcccagacctaaaaagtttgtgacactgaattatttatttatattaaaaataagataaatataaaaaataaaaaataaaatataaaatataaaaaaatagaaattatactAGGGGACCCGACAGACATCCTGTACACACAACTTAAATACAAAGTttcaaaataaagaaaaacaaacaaaaaaaatctaattgtaaataatctgAACTATTCTCGAAtctcgtaaaaaaattaaaagtgttaattaaaaattgataatagaAAATGGTAATCAAGatacaaattaatactttCATGGAATGCATCGCCTATTCTTTGAACAtactaaatgttaattaaatcgCATTTTCTTTGACGATATGGAACTTTAATAAACTCTctattttaatctatttttcACGACTATTTCCAAGACAGTTTTATTCTGTAACACTCAATAGCGGTTCCTACTTCGAAATTACGAGATTACGTTATAGAAAAGAAATTGCAATCGGAACTTTCAGAATAGCAATGCTCATCACAATTGTCCctcaaatatacaatattaaagcAGTGATGAACTAGTACTTCAGCGTGGGATTCTCATcactgaggtcataggttcgaaccccagctgtgcagaaatggactttctatgtgcgcagtTAACACTCGCCGGTACGGTGAGGGCAAAACATCGAGAGGTATCTGTCATACCAACCCATGTCACTCatcttagaaaaaaaaacagacatAGAAATCTCAGGCTTAGACCAAAGATTATAGCGAAGCTGcctattttcttataataataaggtCCACGGTCCGGTCcttccacggtccgcttcaCTTTCTTTTGCAAACTATACGTATTGAACtatggaatcgactcccggtagGGATCATCCCTAGGAGAAACTACCTCCAAAAGTTTAAAGAAAGAGTAGCCtcataggccggcaacgcatcccCTTAAAATGGTGTCCATAGGCTGCGATAACAGCCTTTTTTGGGTGTTCCGTAGGCTAGTTAGCTACCCAATTCTAAAAACTTGAATCTCTTGGGTATCAGCTGCCCGTCACTGCCACCCCATTGGTAATTAGTTAGGATCCTAAGAGAGGTTAATAAACATACATAGATTGATGATGTCAAATAAAagcaaagattttttaatactttaatttcACTGTAAAACCAGTCATTCATACATTTTACGtactaaataatatctattaataaatagaaaatgtattctaagaaataaattattatattaaaataacaatcatGCCTTAGGTACAACATCGTAAATTATTCTTgtcattaaaacattatacaCACTGGCCGCGCTTTTTAtgcgaatttatttatttattcacaaaattaTAAGTCCTTATAGtacgataatgtcgaaaattaaatgaatattaaataagataCACAATTTCGCAATTGGGAactcactctgcgaacatataaagatattaataGCGTCGCAGACAGCATTCAGTAGCAACGTCTTTGATAACGGGGATCCGTGCAACTGGACTCCGTGGGACTGGTTCTGGCAAACAACCTTGGCCTTCCCTGTACCACATATCCTATAGGTACAAAGAAACAGAGTTCTTGGGTTGCAAGACTAGGTATGTAGTAGACCAATTTCTAATTTATTGTTGAGCGGTAAATGGTAATAGACCTTTATCTAATTTCAccaaatgttattatattacattaattattcaaacataattataactaaatcAGCCGGACACCATCAGCCGATGTCATTGTATCAATCAATTAAGTTAAGCTGAAGATATTTAATAACCTGGATGAATCAAGCGCTATTTCATAtatggtccttcgagccggagTTTATTCGGTGAGCTAAGAATGGTTTTTTCTATATGTTTCAAGGCAAATTCGCACCAACCCGACCttcttaaaaaattaacaactctacaatataaaatcctagtgtaaatagtaatttaaataacattgttAAATACTGTTTCAAATATTCACatcaaaatttacaaataatatcacttcatacatttaattctattctcatatattttactataacaCACTTAGTTAATAATACTGTACATAATTATTTGTCATGTTGGCTTATCTACGTTTGAGGGTAGTTTCAAAGTTGGCTCTTCATGCGACAGCGATAATGGACGGTAGTTTAAGACACATCTATTTGTATGATAGAGCCATGAGCTACAATGGCGGCTGTAAACTCTCGTTACAGATACTTTGTCACGATTAATCCTGTGTGctataagggagcgttcaagtattacgtaacgcaatttttggagattattgaccccccccctgCCCCATGTAattcgccgtaacgtttttcagtacccaagtacagtactgtacccaagtatagtaaaacgtttcgtgaccacctagtgactcttcagttactattatgtggtgtgagtcgaaaataatattaacaataacgtgtaattcaatccccgcccagcatcgtaacgttttacaaaatgaccccccccccaaaattacgtaatacttgaacgctccccaaaatcaaaattagcgaactaattaattcaattaattacaCTTTGAAACagcaaaattaaacaaaatctttAACGATGTACAGGCGCCATAATACTGAAAgatctttaaaaatacatatttcttttGGAAATTTCTAGTGTTTCATCAATAACAAGAAATGTCTAGTACAtacagtaaattttaaatataaccgATATTGTTTATGGTTTTATTACATCTAAAAACCGCACATCAGCTTAATTTTTGGTacctacataattatattttgttgtccataataacaaaacaacttattaaacactattatgtactatatttatatacaataaaaaaatggggCTCCCACAGAAAGTCTTTAGTAGTTTTAAACTGTATTTCGTGTTGATtgtcatgttttttttgtaattctcTAATTGTCTATGGTCATATTTGGTGCACAATGGCCACAACTCCTAATACTAATTTGTGATACACGTTttgctaatttattttaagtcacACTCTTCTGGCTGAATCTCCGTTTCAGCCGCTGATGGTATGGTATGCAAAAGTCGTGGTGGTGGCAAAGCAACAGGTGAAGCTGGGGGCTCATCTGCTACAATCGCTGGCTGTCGTGTTAGTCGAGGTCTGGAACCAGTAGTCGTTGCGCTACCGCCAGACCTGGACGTCTTCCAAGTTCCCGTGGATGCCGTCGCGTTTGACCCAGATGAATCATTACGAGAAGAAGATAGGTTGGAGTCCTGCGAGGTTTTTCTGGCTACGAGCCAGGACGCGGCTCTCCGTGGTGGGGGAGGGGGACGGCCGTACGTCCGCCAAGAGTCAGAGCGGGACGAAGAGAATTCTACTGAAGAGGACACTGAACCAGTACGGGCTGGTGCTGTCGGGACTTGGCGTGGAGTAGGAGGTGCGGGGGTGGTGGATCGACGTCCACAAGCTCGAAGCCAACGTAGGAGCCTCTCACCGTTCGCTTCTACAGACGCAGTATTTGTATTAGTTTCACTGACTACAGGAGCACTAGTTGGCAACAGTCTTCGGCAAGCACAGGTGGTCCCATGCTGTCCCCTTGACGACCTTTCCGCCAAACTGTTCGTGTTAGCCGGCGTCTGTCTATTACTGAAGTTAGACGAATGCCTACACCTTCCTATACCTCGGGTAACTCGCGACTCTTCAATCGCTTTACACACCAGAGCGCAGTCCTTCTTAAACTGCTTCGTCAGAATCGCGTACAGAAACGGATTGCAGCAAGAATTTAATGGCAGAACAAATACAGTGAACACTTTGGCTTCCTCCAAAGATACTAATTGCGCTCCAAAAGCCGCAGTCAAAGCGAAGAAAGCTATTGGGGACCAGCACAAGAAATCCGTAAAAACGAGAAGAGCCATGCGTTTTGCGATCCTAGAGTCGTTGGAGTTCCAAGCCTGGGATCCGCGGATCGCGCAGTACATTTTAAGATAGCATCCTAGCAGAACAAGGAATGCTATTCCGTTGATAACCAATAGAGCGACCACGTAGGTGAGGGAGACGGGTGTGCTGGTCTCAAAAGGGAGGCAGACAGCGAATTTTCTATAGTCTGACACACCTAACAGTGGTAAAGAAGCAGCTGTCAGTGAAAAAGCCCATCCAGCCGCCATCACAACGGCAGCGTGTCGGAGAGACAACCGCTTGTTTAAATGCATAGCG
This genomic window contains:
- the LOC125061819 gene encoding uncharacterized protein LOC125061819 → MSMEAVYPAAASALTRGRRRKRTEPRQRHRTMPVTFAEIKEVDEDKEDDQIPMTASNISITSVEERRRKPDLLDDTLGRQFTEFRNRRTRRRRDIIHEPDEIEDHEPSEQSEPT